The following coding sequences lie in one Erwinia amylovora genomic window:
- a CDS encoding chemotaxis protein CheW, which produces MTLKAGNHPAVADAGRQKYLVFRLANEEYGIDILKVQEIRGCDRVTRIPNVPEFITGVTNLRGVIVPIVDLRVRFELAVEAENTAAVVIVLNLKDRVLGVMVDGVADVLSLDESQIRPTPDVSSVMASSYLEGIGVIDKRMVILVDIEMLLSREEMQVVGSLADAMAE; this is translated from the coding sequence ATGACCTTAAAAGCTGGCAATCATCCTGCCGTAGCCGATGCCGGTCGGCAAAAATACCTGGTATTTCGCTTAGCGAATGAAGAATACGGCATCGATATTTTGAAAGTGCAGGAGATCCGCGGCTGCGACAGGGTTACGCGTATTCCCAACGTGCCTGAATTTATTACCGGTGTAACCAACTTGCGCGGCGTGATTGTGCCGATCGTCGATTTGCGCGTGCGTTTTGAGCTGGCGGTGGAGGCCGAGAATACCGCCGCTGTGGTTATCGTGTTGAATCTGAAAGATCGCGTGTTGGGCGTTATGGTTGATGGCGTTGCTGACGTGCTGTCACTGGATGAAAGCCAAATCAGGCCGACGCCGGATGTCTCCTCAGTGATGGCCAGCAGTTATCTGGAAGGGATTGGCGTGATAGACAAGCGCATGGTCATTCTGGTGGATATTGAGATGCTGCTCAGTCGCGAAGAGATGCAGGTGGTGGGATCGCTGGCAGATGCCATGGCGGAATAA
- the cheA gene encoding chemotaxis protein CheA, with product MDLNDFSQVFFSEAEELLSDMEQHLLLLDVARPDIEQLNAIFRAAHSLKGGAATFGFSVLQETTHLLENLLDKARCGEIQLSRDMVNLFLEGKDIMQAQLEAYQSLQEPDEECFRYICAALQQIALSEKGELSLPVEQPATPSVTHAATSEVRLTVTLSGIKMQEQSLLLDELANLGTVIGHRPVASGIEVELETSVLADEIGAVLCFVLDESQIDIRPSAGVSPPVAADAVAPAQIPAVTAAAAAITSTKPDMAKRPSATESGSIRVAVEKVDMIINQVGELIITQSIFSQLTEQLDPAKYGMLLSSVAQLERNARELQQSVMSIRMMPMDYVFSRFPRLVHDLGARLNKEVELTLLGGAAELDKSLIERIIDPLTHLVRNSLDHGIEEKDERLRKGKSATGNLTLSAEHHGGNIVIEVRDDGAGLNREKLLAKARSRGTQIADSASDDEVWMLIFAAGFSTATNVTDVSGRGVGMDVVRRNILAMGGHVEVCSVRDQGTTIRILLPLTLAILDGMSVKVGDEIYVLPLNVVMESLKPSADMLYQFVGQSRLVQVRGEYLPLTELRQAFDVSGEAASEDGIIVIVQSGGCRYALWVDQLVGQHQVVVKNLEHNYRKVPGISAATILGDGSVALILDVIELASLSHQSDRLEGKKI from the coding sequence ATGGATCTCAATGATTTCTCGCAGGTTTTCTTCTCAGAAGCAGAAGAGCTGTTGTCCGATATGGAGCAACATCTGCTACTGCTGGACGTTGCGCGTCCTGATATTGAGCAGCTAAATGCGATATTTCGTGCGGCCCATTCCCTGAAGGGGGGGGCGGCCACCTTTGGGTTTAGCGTGCTGCAGGAAACCACGCATCTGTTAGAAAATTTACTGGATAAAGCCCGCTGCGGCGAGATACAGCTGAGCCGCGATATGGTTAATCTTTTTCTGGAAGGTAAGGACATTATGCAAGCGCAGCTTGAAGCCTATCAGTCGTTGCAGGAACCAGATGAAGAGTGTTTTCGCTATATTTGCGCGGCGCTACAGCAGATTGCGTTGTCGGAAAAAGGCGAACTGTCGCTGCCGGTAGAGCAACCAGCCACGCCATCTGTAACGCATGCCGCCACAAGCGAAGTTCGCCTTACCGTGACGCTAAGCGGCATCAAAATGCAAGAGCAGTCGCTGCTGCTTGATGAGCTGGCTAACCTCGGAACCGTCATTGGTCACCGGCCTGTTGCCAGCGGTATTGAGGTTGAACTGGAGACCTCGGTACTCGCCGACGAGATCGGCGCAGTGTTATGTTTTGTGCTTGATGAATCCCAGATTGATATTCGTCCGTCGGCTGGCGTCAGTCCGCCGGTTGCAGCCGATGCCGTCGCGCCTGCACAGATCCCGGCAGTGACTGCGGCAGCGGCAGCGATCACCAGCACGAAACCGGATATGGCGAAGCGCCCGAGTGCGACAGAATCCGGCAGCATTCGTGTGGCGGTGGAAAAGGTTGACATGATCATCAATCAGGTGGGTGAGCTGATTATCACCCAGTCGATATTTTCCCAGCTGACCGAGCAGCTTGACCCGGCCAAGTACGGCATGTTGCTTAGCAGCGTGGCACAGCTGGAACGTAATGCGCGCGAGTTGCAGCAGTCGGTGATGTCGATCCGCATGATGCCGATGGATTACGTCTTTAGCCGCTTCCCGCGCCTGGTTCACGATCTTGGTGCACGGCTGAATAAAGAAGTCGAGCTGACCTTGCTGGGCGGTGCCGCCGAACTGGATAAAAGTCTGATTGAACGCATTATCGACCCGTTAACGCATCTGGTACGCAACAGTCTCGATCATGGCATTGAGGAAAAGGACGAACGTCTGCGTAAAGGAAAAAGCGCCACGGGCAATCTGACGCTGTCGGCAGAACATCACGGCGGCAATATCGTTATTGAAGTCAGGGATGATGGTGCCGGCCTGAATCGGGAAAAACTGCTGGCCAAAGCGCGATCGCGCGGTACTCAGATTGCCGATTCAGCCAGCGACGATGAAGTGTGGATGCTGATATTTGCTGCCGGTTTTTCAACGGCAACTAACGTGACCGATGTCTCCGGGCGCGGGGTCGGTATGGATGTCGTGCGGCGCAATATTCTGGCAATGGGCGGACATGTGGAAGTCTGTTCGGTCAGGGATCAAGGCACCACCATCCGTATTCTGCTGCCGCTAACGCTGGCCATCCTTGACGGCATGTCCGTCAAAGTGGGTGACGAAATCTATGTGCTGCCGCTCAACGTGGTGATGGAATCGTTGAAACCCAGTGCAGATATGCTTTATCAATTTGTCGGACAGTCCCGGCTGGTGCAGGTACGCGGTGAGTATCTGCCGTTAACGGAACTGCGCCAGGCCTTTGATGTGTCCGGTGAGGCTGCATCTGAAGACGGCATCATCGTGATTGTGCAAAGCGGTGGCTGCCGCTATGCGCTGTGGGTCGATCAGCTGGTTGGCCAGCATCAGGTTGTGGTGAAAAATCTTGAACACAATTATCGCAAAGTGCCCGGTATCTCTGCCGCGACCATCCTGGGCGATGGCAGCGTGGCGCTGATTCTGGATGTCATTGAACTGGCCAGCCTGAGTCATCAATCCGATCGTTTAGAAGGAAAGAAAATATGA
- the motB gene encoding flagellar motor protein MotB → MKATTPIIRQRKRKHKKHAHHGGTWKIAYADFMTAMMAFFLVMWLLASSSDMQREMIADYFRMPIKPTMGQGNKTSFSESIIPGGGDDVIRQEGEVYKHQVDKLDKFKNVESLKKVKTRLETMIESDPRLSNFKSNLMLTLTDDGLMIQITDSQERPMFKTGSEAPESYMNGILQALVPLLKELPNSLSLTGHTDSLAYAGGSGGYSNWELSTGRANAARRVLINAGLDDDRILRVIGTGSRMGLADISADNPMNRRISVLVLSKLKERQVLEENSILQQTDSVLPLGTSVSAVQGYTDGSQ, encoded by the coding sequence ATGAAAGCAACCACTCCCATTATCAGGCAGCGCAAGCGCAAGCATAAAAAGCATGCTCACCACGGTGGGACATGGAAAATCGCCTACGCCGATTTTATGACGGCAATGATGGCTTTTTTTCTGGTGATGTGGCTGCTCGCTTCCTCTTCCGATATGCAGCGAGAGATGATCGCCGATTATTTCCGTATGCCCATCAAGCCGACAATGGGGCAGGGTAATAAGACCAGTTTCAGCGAAAGCATCATCCCCGGAGGGGGCGATGATGTGATAAGGCAAGAGGGTGAAGTTTACAAACACCAGGTCGACAAGCTGGACAAATTCAAGAACGTAGAAAGTCTGAAGAAAGTCAAAACCCGTCTGGAAACGATGATCGAGAGCGATCCGCGCCTGAGTAACTTTAAATCTAACCTGATGCTGACGCTGACGGATGACGGCCTGATGATCCAAATTACTGACAGTCAGGAACGGCCTATGTTCAAGACCGGCAGTGAAGCGCCTGAATCGTATATGAACGGCATTTTGCAGGCGCTGGTCCCTTTACTGAAAGAGCTGCCTAATTCGCTCAGTCTGACCGGGCATACCGACTCGTTGGCTTATGCCGGCGGCAGCGGTGGCTACAGCAACTGGGAACTATCCACCGGGCGAGCCAATGCTGCACGACGTGTGCTAATTAATGCCGGACTGGATGACGATCGCATTTTACGCGTGATAGGTACCGGTAGCCGCATGGGGCTGGCGGATATCAGCGCAGATAACCCGATGAACCGACGTATCAGCGTTCTGGTACTGAGCAAGCTCAAGGAACGGCAGGTGCTGGAAGAAAACAGCATTCTCCAGCAGACAGACTCGGTTCTCCCTCTGGGAACCAGCGTGAGCGCGGTTCAGGGATATACAGATGGATCTCAATGA
- the motA gene encoding flagellar motor stator protein MotA, producing the protein MLVVIGYLVVIATVFGGFVLSGGSLGSLFQPVELLIIGGAGIGAFIVGNNMKSLKATGRALVRLFFGRSYSKVVYMDLMAMLFLLLSKSRVQGLMSLEKDIEDPINSDIFSAYPRLLSDPTLINFVLDYFRLMISGSMNAHQIEDLMDEEIETCQEELEVPSQSLNTVGDAFPAFGIVAAVMGVVNALGAADRPAAELGMLIAHAMVGTFLGILIAYGFVLPLATVLRQKSSDQVKMLQCIKVTLLSSLNGYAPQIAVEFGRKTLYTSERPSFEELETHVREVKSNGNFKNQSGDAAE; encoded by the coding sequence GTGTTAGTAGTCATTGGCTATTTGGTTGTTATTGCGACTGTTTTTGGCGGGTTTGTCCTTTCCGGCGGCAGTCTTGGCTCTTTATTTCAGCCGGTTGAGCTACTGATCATCGGCGGTGCGGGTATCGGTGCCTTTATTGTCGGTAATAATATGAAGTCGTTAAAGGCTACCGGCAGAGCGCTGGTGCGTCTGTTCTTCGGCCGCAGCTACAGTAAAGTCGTCTATATGGATCTGATGGCTATGCTGTTTCTTCTGCTCTCCAAGAGCCGCGTTCAGGGCCTGATGTCGCTGGAGAAGGATATCGAGGATCCTATCAATAGCGATATTTTCAGTGCATATCCACGGTTACTTTCCGACCCGACGCTCATCAATTTTGTGCTTGATTACTTCCGTCTGATGATCAGCGGCAGTATGAACGCCCACCAAATTGAAGATTTGATGGACGAAGAAATTGAAACCTGTCAGGAAGAACTGGAAGTGCCGTCGCAAAGTCTGAATACCGTCGGTGACGCCTTCCCGGCCTTTGGTATTGTGGCGGCAGTTATGGGCGTGGTGAACGCGCTGGGGGCGGCTGACCGTCCCGCTGCCGAGCTGGGCATGCTGATTGCGCACGCTATGGTCGGAACTTTCCTCGGGATCCTTATCGCTTATGGCTTTGTGCTGCCGCTGGCGACGGTATTGCGCCAGAAGAGCAGCGATCAGGTCAAAATGTTGCAATGTATCAAGGTCACGCTGCTCTCCAGCCTCAATGGCTATGCGCCGCAAATCGCCGTCGAGTTTGGCCGTAAGACGTTATATACCAGCGAGCGTCCCTCCTTTGAAGAGCTGGAAACCCACGTTCGTGAGGTCAAAAGCAACGGTAATTTCAAAAATCAGTCCGGGGATGCTGCTGAATGA
- the flhC gene encoding flagellar transcriptional regulator FlhC: MSDKSLLNEINEVNIAMELINLGARMQVLESETSISRRRLLRLYKELRGCPPPKGMLPFSEDWFMSWEQNIHSSMFYNIYLYLQKAEKGRPIKTLMKAYRLYLEQCYPRSSEKPVLGLTRAWTLLRFVGCGIISQKSCAVCKGGFVVATEFIKNPFTCSLCSPPSRALKKTQVNNHEYVSSYPQQLTASA; encoded by the coding sequence ATGAGCGATAAAAGCCTGCTGAATGAAATTAACGAAGTGAATATCGCCATGGAACTGATTAATCTTGGGGCAAGAATGCAGGTTCTTGAATCGGAAACGTCTATCAGTCGTCGGCGTCTGCTGCGTTTATATAAAGAATTACGTGGCTGTCCGCCGCCTAAAGGCATGCTGCCTTTTTCCGAAGACTGGTTTATGTCTTGGGAACAAAATATACATTCTTCAATGTTTTATAATATTTATCTCTATTTGCAGAAAGCTGAAAAAGGGCGGCCGATTAAAACCCTGATGAAAGCCTACCGGCTTTATCTTGAGCAATGTTATCCGCGCTCGTCAGAAAAACCCGTATTGGGATTAACGCGAGCGTGGACGCTATTACGTTTTGTTGGTTGCGGAATCATTTCGCAGAAATCCTGTGCTGTATGCAAAGGAGGCTTTGTGGTGGCAACGGAATTTATCAAGAATCCGTTTACCTGCAGCCTGTGCAGCCCGCCTTCACGGGCGCTGAAGAAAACGCAGGTTAACAACCATGAGTACGTCAGTTCTTACCCTCAGCAGTTGACTGCTTCTGCCTGA
- the flhD gene encoding flagellar transcriptional regulator FlhD, translating into MPSFDEHLQSIHDINLSYLLLSQQLIRKDKFAAGFRLGLSEATIDNLKALSLPQLMKLAATNQLICRLRVDDDIAIENLTKDSRIEALQQIHTGILLSTDLLNKLSCQQSTSSGGQ; encoded by the coding sequence ATGCCTAGTTTTGATGAGCACCTGCAGAGTATCCATGATATTAATCTGTCATATTTACTGCTTTCACAACAATTAATTCGTAAAGATAAATTTGCTGCTGGATTTCGCCTCGGGCTGTCTGAAGCGACGATTGATAACTTGAAAGCACTTTCATTACCTCAGTTGATGAAACTGGCAGCAACTAATCAGCTGATTTGTCGTCTGCGTGTCGATGATGATATTGCTATTGAAAATCTGACCAAAGATTCACGAATTGAAGCTTTACAGCAAATTCATACCGGGATCCTTTTGTCGACAGATTTACTTAATAAATTAAGCTGTCAACAAAGTACCTCATCCGGAGGGCAGTAA
- a CDS encoding RNA polymerase sigma factor FliA, whose amino-acid sequence MSGIYTPGGIEDKTILWGKYNHIVRQEALRLQKRLPASVELDDLIQAGSLGFLSAIDHFDPTKGVTLSAFLAQRIRWALMDELRERDWVPRRVRKHAREMTAVIQQLEQNKGGEASEADIATEMGVSVCELQQMLADTNSSQIYSLDELQEQFADSYETIDEENEALNPVHQAVQENLVGKIAEHISVIPEREQVILQLYYQQDLNMREIGAVLSLTETRVSQLHSLAIKRIRARMDALNGCE is encoded by the coding sequence GTGAGCGGAATATATACCCCGGGTGGCATTGAAGATAAGACGATATTATGGGGAAAGTACAACCATATAGTCCGTCAAGAGGCATTACGCTTACAAAAGCGTTTGCCAGCCAGTGTGGAACTTGATGATCTTATTCAGGCTGGGTCGCTAGGTTTTTTGTCGGCAATCGATCATTTCGACCCGACAAAAGGGGTCACGCTCAGCGCCTTCCTCGCCCAACGTATACGCTGGGCATTAATGGATGAATTGCGTGAGCGTGACTGGGTGCCAAGACGGGTGCGGAAACATGCCAGGGAAATGACGGCGGTTATTCAGCAGCTGGAGCAGAATAAAGGCGGCGAGGCATCAGAAGCGGATATTGCCACAGAAATGGGCGTCTCTGTTTGTGAATTGCAGCAGATGCTGGCAGATACCAATAGCAGCCAGATTTATTCGCTTGATGAACTGCAGGAACAGTTTGCTGATTCGTATGAAACAATCGATGAAGAAAATGAAGCATTAAATCCTGTACACCAGGCCGTGCAGGAAAACCTGGTTGGGAAGATTGCAGAACATATCAGTGTCATCCCCGAAAGAGAACAGGTAATTCTGCAACTTTACTATCAGCAAGATCTGAACATGAGAGAGATTGGCGCTGTTCTCAGTCTGACTGAGACGCGGGTTAGCCAGTTACACAGTCTGGCGATAAAAAGAATCAGGGCCAGAATGGATGCCCTGAACGGCTGTGAGTGA
- a CDS encoding methyl-accepting chemotaxis protein, producing the protein MLKNLKINTTISMIIGLFAITLLLTTSFFAMNGYVTKKHLNYIVVAASSDRHVRDAAYNITASIAHINSQMLQTASGKTISQDMVHATDEILGKARQSMDDFMTSSFNSEEERKVATEILTTFNRLYAVVVNKKQFITTPARYTGSLESEVEIRNLLRAKLRDYTEASNHVSDAYINEAESDNKQMIAISIIVVICALMMWLFVRYWLKRTLVQRLDLTVSSLQTIAEGDLSKKVLAGNHNEIGMMLRALEQMRNALTGTIVGIRKGVLGIHKNAREIATGNNELSSRTEQQASALQETAASMEQIKTTVRQNADNAHTARQLAESASGNARSGGDAMHNLEDIMQKISTSSRQIADINGVIDSIANQTNILALNAAVEAARAGEQGRGFAVVAEEVRNLAKRSAEAAKEINHLINTCVSTVDAGSRQVVQASSVMQEIVSSVTQVTEIMGEITSASDEQSAGINQISQAVNEMDLVTQQNAAMVEEAAMAAGELEMQSDALENLVAQFVLNENRESKPVELTRTGQVKDYKTAAMHADNDQWETF; encoded by the coding sequence ATGTTAAAAAATCTGAAAATTAACACCACAATCAGCATGATTATTGGCCTGTTCGCTATCACGCTGTTGTTGACCACCAGCTTCTTTGCGATGAACGGCTATGTGACCAAGAAGCACCTTAACTATATTGTTGTTGCCGCCTCCAGTGACCGACATGTACGTGATGCGGCTTATAATATTACTGCCAGCATTGCGCATATTAACAGTCAGATGCTGCAAACCGCCTCAGGAAAGACCATTTCCCAGGACATGGTGCACGCCACCGATGAAATTCTCGGTAAGGCACGCCAGAGCATGGATGATTTTATGACCTCGTCGTTTAACAGCGAGGAGGAGCGTAAAGTGGCAACGGAGATCCTGACCACGTTTAATCGGCTCTACGCGGTGGTGGTGAACAAAAAGCAGTTTATTACTACACCAGCACGCTATACCGGCTCACTGGAAAGTGAAGTGGAGATACGTAACCTGCTGCGCGCGAAGCTAAGGGACTACACCGAAGCCTCAAACCACGTTAGTGATGCCTATATCAATGAGGCTGAAAGTGATAATAAGCAAATGATCGCTATCAGTATTATCGTTGTGATCTGTGCGCTGATGATGTGGCTGTTCGTGCGCTATTGGCTGAAACGTACGCTGGTACAGCGCCTCGATCTGACCGTAAGCTCACTGCAAACCATAGCTGAAGGTGATTTAAGTAAAAAAGTACTGGCCGGCAACCATAATGAAATTGGCATGATGCTAAGAGCCCTTGAGCAAATGCGTAATGCCCTGACGGGGACCATTGTCGGTATTCGCAAAGGCGTGCTGGGCATTCACAAAAATGCCCGTGAGATTGCCACCGGTAACAATGAGCTGTCATCGCGTACCGAACAGCAGGCGTCGGCGCTGCAGGAAACGGCAGCCAGCATGGAGCAAATCAAAACCACCGTGCGCCAAAATGCGGATAATGCCCATACGGCACGTCAGCTGGCAGAAAGCGCCAGCGGCAATGCCCGAAGTGGCGGCGATGCCATGCATAATCTTGAGGATATTATGCAGAAAATCAGCACCAGCTCACGCCAGATTGCCGACATCAATGGCGTCATTGACAGTATTGCAAATCAGACCAATATTCTGGCACTGAATGCTGCCGTTGAGGCTGCCCGTGCCGGCGAACAGGGGCGCGGTTTTGCCGTGGTCGCTGAAGAGGTGCGCAATCTGGCAAAACGCAGTGCCGAGGCGGCGAAAGAGATCAATCATCTGATCAATACCTGCGTATCGACTGTGGATGCCGGCTCGCGTCAGGTGGTACAGGCCAGCAGCGTGATGCAGGAAATAGTTTCTTCCGTCACTCAGGTTACCGAGATTATGGGGGAAATTACCTCTGCCTCCGACGAACAGAGCGCCGGGATTAACCAGATTTCCCAGGCGGTTAACGAGATGGATCTGGTGACACAGCAAAATGCCGCGATGGTTGAAGAAGCTGCAATGGCTGCCGGCGAACTGGAAATGCAGTCTGATGCCCTGGAGAACCTGGTGGCGCAGTTTGTACTCAATGAAAACCGCGAAAGTAAACCTGTAGAATTGACCCGAACTGGCCAGGTAAAAGATTATAAAACCGCAGCGATGCATGCGGATAACGATCAATGGGAAACCTTTTAA
- the flgL gene encoding flagellar hook-associated protein FlgL: protein MRLSTQYMYKQNMESMSALMDQNNGLFSRISAGKTLLAASDNPGGAADAVIMQNALAKMELYKDARAGVRSGMEQEDSTLSSVGKLLTKNLSEKLVAAMNGTLSEEDRAVLGQEIEGISKNMLDLANTRDGSGRYIFSGFKTATAAFDDQGNYQGGDTAIHQTVADGSDMQTSHLGSDIFMSGTGSDLFKNLQEAVSELTKSPIDEEQLKSALGAASKAVDAGIDRLGKVQADLGTQLQQLDALDIQADDDFNAMVGKLQSALGADTSTQINLIQRTKMAEVVMEASMKVFQSMQKMSLFRS from the coding sequence ATGCGCTTAAGCACGCAATATATGTACAAGCAGAACATGGAGAGCATGTCTGCCCTGATGGATCAAAACAACGGCCTTTTTAGCCGTATCAGCGCGGGTAAAACTCTGCTGGCCGCTTCCGACAATCCCGGAGGGGCAGCAGATGCCGTTATTATGCAAAATGCGCTGGCGAAAATGGAACTGTATAAGGATGCCCGTGCCGGCGTGCGCAGCGGTATGGAGCAGGAGGATTCTACCCTGAGTTCCGTCGGCAAATTGCTGACTAAAAACCTCAGCGAGAAGCTGGTTGCCGCGATGAACGGAACCCTGTCGGAAGAGGATCGCGCCGTACTGGGGCAGGAAATTGAAGGTATCAGTAAGAATATGCTGGACCTGGCCAATACTCGCGACGGCAGCGGTCGCTATATTTTCTCCGGTTTCAAAACCGCGACTGCCGCGTTCGACGATCAGGGTAACTACCAGGGCGGAGATACCGCCATTCACCAGACGGTAGCTGATGGCAGTGACATGCAGACCAGCCATCTCGGCAGCGATATCTTTATGAGCGGAACCGGCAGCGATCTGTTTAAAAATCTGCAGGAAGCGGTCAGCGAGCTGACCAAATCGCCGATCGATGAAGAACAGCTCAAATCGGCGCTGGGTGCGGCGAGCAAAGCGGTGGATGCGGGGATTGATCGTTTAGGCAAGGTGCAGGCCGATTTAGGTACCCAGCTGCAACAGCTCGACGCGCTGGATATCCAGGCCGACGACGATTTCAACGCAATGGTGGGCAAACTGCAGAGCGCGCTGGGGGCAGACACCAGTACGCAGATTAATTTAATTCAAAGAACGAAGATGGCTGAAGTGGTTATGGAAGCCTCAATGAAGGTATTCCAGTCAATGCAGAAGATGAGCCTGTTCAGATCGTAA
- the flgK gene encoding flagellar hook-associated protein FlgK, producing the protein MNLFNIARSGLSSSQAGLSVIGSNINNAMNGHYSRRDILLGESGGMISGKGFYGFGVQVNGVQRGYDAFINNEMRSGITACAGHKARYEQLAEIDNMLGNDETNPSVSLNKFFDALKEMEKDPSAPAARQSAFSTLGSLTYQFNSSSERLTGLEKSTNTQIKQSVDDINSCTQQLAKLNENIEKIVSQHGTPPADMLDARDGLLEDLSMQTGIKVSEDKLTGRMDVMLADGRPLVSGSRVYQLKAEASAENPNKTVVSYIDASGNATRLDEERMTGGALGGLFTFRNEDLSKARNELNQMALKMAGRFNEVNGQGYDQNGNPGGDLFNVPTPEALANRNNGGTASIDVKLTAPYTDINAEDYTITFTNGDWEVKGADGRVVPHTVNAAGELEFDGVSLGVSGTAEEGDSFMLNPAAGVAENVSVAIANGEAIAASDSSDPEEVSNNKNLALLLGIQDEKLIGKATLTESYASLVSGLGSTTSALKADYSTSGSVLKELTTKWQSVVGVNLEDEYVTLSMFEKYYQANAQVLQTATTMLDTLLAIK; encoded by the coding sequence ATGAACCTTTTTAATATCGCCAGAAGTGGCCTAAGTAGCTCACAAGCAGGATTAAGCGTTATCGGCAGCAACATCAATAATGCCATGAATGGGCACTATAGCCGTCGCGATATTCTGTTGGGCGAATCCGGTGGCATGATTTCAGGCAAAGGCTTTTACGGTTTCGGCGTTCAGGTTAACGGCGTGCAGCGCGGCTACGATGCCTTTATCAACAATGAAATGCGCAGCGGGATCACCGCCTGTGCCGGCCACAAAGCCCGCTATGAGCAGCTGGCTGAAATCGACAATATGCTTGGCAACGATGAAACCAATCCCTCCGTTTCGCTAAATAAGTTCTTTGATGCGTTAAAAGAGATGGAAAAAGATCCAAGCGCACCTGCCGCCCGGCAGTCGGCTTTCAGCACGCTTGGTTCTCTGACCTATCAGTTTAACAGCAGCAGCGAGCGCCTTACCGGACTGGAAAAAAGCACCAATACGCAGATCAAGCAAAGCGTTGATGACATCAACAGCTGCACGCAACAGCTGGCGAAGCTGAATGAGAATATCGAGAAGATCGTCTCACAGCACGGTACGCCACCGGCAGATATGCTGGACGCGCGCGACGGCCTGCTGGAAGACCTGAGCATGCAGACCGGCATCAAGGTAAGCGAAGACAAGCTTACCGGCCGGATGGACGTGATGCTGGCCGACGGCCGCCCGCTGGTTTCCGGCTCTCGCGTTTACCAGCTGAAAGCAGAGGCCAGCGCAGAGAACCCCAATAAGACCGTGGTTTCCTATATCGATGCCAGCGGGAATGCCACCCGGCTTGACGAAGAGCGTATGACCGGCGGCGCACTGGGCGGCCTGTTTACCTTCCGTAACGAAGATTTGAGCAAGGCGCGCAATGAGCTGAACCAGATGGCGCTGAAAATGGCAGGGCGCTTCAACGAAGTCAACGGCCAGGGCTATGACCAGAACGGCAACCCTGGCGGCGACCTGTTTAACGTTCCTACCCCGGAAGCGCTGGCCAACCGTAATAATGGCGGTACTGCCAGCATCGATGTCAAATTAACCGCACCCTACACTGACATCAATGCAGAGGACTACACCATCACCTTCACCAACGGTGACTGGGAAGTGAAAGGGGCAGATGGTCGCGTGGTGCCGCATACGGTTAACGCAGCCGGCGAACTGGAGTTTGATGGTGTCAGCCTCGGCGTCAGCGGCACGGCAGAGGAAGGCGACAGCTTTATGCTGAACCCCGCAGCCGGCGTGGCGGAAAATGTCAGCGTGGCGATCGCCAACGGCGAAGCTATCGCCGCCTCCGATTCCAGCGATCCAGAGGAAGTCTCGAATAACAAAAACCTGGCCCTGCTGCTGGGAATTCAGGATGAAAAGCTGATCGGTAAAGCGACGCTGACCGAGTCCTATGCCAGCCTGGTCAGTGGGCTTGGCTCAACAACCAGTGCGTTAAAAGCCGATTACTCCACCTCAGGTAGCGTGTTGAAAGAGTTGACGACTAAGTGGCAGTCGGTGGTTGGCGTTAACCTGGAAGATGAGTATGTGACCCTGAGTATGTTTGAAAAGTACTACCAGGCGAATGCTCAGGTCCTGCAAACGGCCACTACGATGCTTGACACCCTGTTAGCCATTAAGTAA